A genomic window from Lotus japonicus ecotype B-129 chromosome 1, LjGifu_v1.2 includes:
- the LOC130733617 gene encoding uncharacterized acetyltransferase At3g50280-like: protein MPSSSPTMLSKTTVIPDQASTLGNLKLSVSDLPMLSCHYIQKGCLFTKPPSSSLPSHTLIPLLKSSLSKTLSNFPPLAGRLTTDENGYVHLTCNDAGVDFLHAAAPELYISDLLSTTDVSESFKEFFAFDRKVSYTGHSSPILAVQVTELADGVFIGCAVNHAVIDGTSVWNFFNTFAQVCRGANKCIRNVPDFRRDSVLISDAVLRLPEGGPVVTFNADAPIRERIFSFSREAIQRLKARANNWQVNGGAAMELMKKQINDHHYPNQKENNGKVVTVLENWLRSAVNSKPQTVTATETVEISSFQSVCALLWRAVTRARKLPAGKTTTFRMAVNCRHRIEPKLEPYYFGNAIQSVPTYASAGEVLSKDLRWCAEQLNKNVKAHDDSMVRRFVEDWEKNPRCFPLGNPDGASITMGSSPRFPMYDNDFGWGRPLAVRSGKANKFDGKISAFPGRDGSGTVDLEVVLAPETMAGLEADPEFMLYASSQL from the coding sequence ATGCCTTCTTCATCCCCCACCATGCTTTCAAAAACCACTGTCATCCCTGACCAGGCTTCCACTTTAGGAAACCTGAAACTCTCAGTCTCTGATCTCCCCATGCTTTCTTGCCACTACATCCAAAAGGGTTGCCTCTTCACAaaaccaccttcatcttcactCCCTTCCCACACTCTCATTCCTCTCCTCAAATCTTCCCTCTCTAAAACTCTCTCCAACTTCCCGCCTCTCGCCGGCCGCCTCACCACCGACGAAAACGGTTACGTCCACCTCACCTGCAACGACGCCGGCGTCGATTTCCTCCACGCCGCCGCACCTGAACTCTACATCAGTGACCTCTTGTCCACCACCGATGTTTCTGAATCCTTCAAGGAATTCTTCGCGTTTGACCGGAAGGTCAGTTATACCGGACATTCCTCCCCGATTTTGGCAGTTCAGGTGACTGAACTCGCCGACGGTGTTTTCATCGGCTGCGCCGTGAACCACGCTGTCATCGACGGGACATCCGTATGGAATTTCTTCAACACGTTTGCGCAAGTTTGTAGAGGAGCAAACAAGTGCATCCGGAACGTCCCGGACTTCCGGCGTGACTCTGTTCTGATCTCCGACGCGGTTCTCCGGTTGCCGGAGGGCGGTCCGGTGGTGACTTTCAACGCCGACGCGCCGATTCGGGAGAGGATTTTCAGTTTCAGCCGTGAAGCGATTCAGAGGCTGAAAGCCAGAGCCAATAACTGGCAGGTGAACGGCGGCGCCGCCATGGAGTTGATGAAAAAGCAAATCAACGACCACCATTACCCGAATCAGAAGGAGAATAATGGCAAGGTGGTGACGGTTTTGGAGAATTGGCTCAGGAGTGCGGTGAATTCGAAACCGCAAACGGTTACGGCGACTGAAACGGTTGAGATTTCGTCGTTTCAATCGGTGTGCGCTTTACTGTGGCGCGCGGTGACTCGTGCGAGGAAATTACCGGCGGGGAAGACGACGACGTTTAGAATGGCGGTGAACTGTCGCCACCGGATTGAACCGAAATTGGAACCGTACTACTTCGGAAACGCGATTCAGAGCGTGCCGACGTACGCTTCCGCCGGGGAGGTTTTGTCGAAAGATCTACGGTGGTGCGCGGAGCAGTTGAACAAGAACGTGAAGGCGCACGATGATTCCATGGTGCGGCGGTTTGTGGAGGATTGGGAGAAGAATCCGAGGTGTTTTCCGTTGGGGAACCCTGACGGTGCGTCGATCACGATGGGAAGCTCGCCGAGGTTTCCGATGTATGATAACGATTTCGGGTGGGGGAGGCCGTTGGCGGTGAGGAGTGGAAAGGCGAACAAGTTTGACGGCAAGATCTCGGCGTTTCCGGGGAGAGATGGAAGCGGCACGGTGGATTTGGAGGTTGTTTTGGCGCCAGAAACGATGGCGGGGCTTGAGGCTGATCCAGAGTTCATGCTATACGCATCGAGTCAGTTATGA
- the LOC130733618 gene encoding peroxisomal nicotinamide adenine dinucleotide carrier, translating into MSDAVINGLAGAGGGIIAQLITYPLQTVNTRQQTDRDPNKNNKNLGTFQLMCQVVKHEGWERLYGGLTPSLVGTAASQGVYYYFYQIFRNRAEAGALEQKRLGIGDGSVGMMSSLFVAALSGCVNVLLTNPIWLVVTRMQTHKKDSSRTHPDQRLSDATGQTVLSTVEPLSYGTSHVIQEVYDEAGVLGFWKGVLPTLVMVSNPSIQFMLYEAMLVKLKRRRAQRKKDSNGVTALEIFLLGALAKLGATVVTYPLLVVKARLQARQVKNGDKRHNYKGTQDAIIKMIRYEGLYGFYKGMGTKIVQSVLAAAVLFMVKEELVKQIRLLLTKASSNTVKPKPL; encoded by the exons ATGTCTGACGCTGTCATCAATGGTCTGGCCGGAGCTGGAGGAGGGATCATTGCTCAGCTCATCACATACCCTCTTCAAACG GTAAACACTCGTCAACAAACCGATCGTGATCCGAACAAGAACAACAAGAATCTAGGAACTTTCCAGCTAATGTGCCAG GTTGTTAAACATGAGGGGTGGGAGCGGTTATATGGAGGTTTGACACCATCACTAGTGGGTACAGCTGCATCTCAG GGTGTTTACTAttatttctatcaaatattcaggAACCGAGCTGAAGCAGGTGCATTAGAACAAAAAAGGCTAGGCATTGGTGATGGATCAGTTGGGATGATGTCCTCACTTTTTGTTGCTGCTTTATCTGG GTGTGTTAATGTGCTCTTGACAAATCCCATATGGTTAGTCGTTACCCGCATGCAG ACCCATAAAAAAGATTCAAGCAGAACTCACCCTGATCAGCGGTTGTCAGATGCCACAGGACAAACAGTGCTTTCTACTGTTGAGCCCCTTTCTTATGGAACTAGCCATGTG ATTCAAGAAGTTTATGATGAAGCTGGAGTCTTGGGTTTCTGGAAAGGTGTACTACCAACATTGGTCATG GTAAGCAATCCTTCCATACAATTCATGCTGTATGAAGCCATGTTAGTGAAGTTAAAAAGAAGACGTGCTCAACGTAAGAAGGATAGCAATGGGGTAACTGCTTTGGAG ATATTTCTTCTTGGAGCTTTGGCTAAGCTTGGAGCTACTGTTGTAACTTATCCTCTCCTAGTTGTGAAG GCAAGGCTTCAAGCTAGACAGGTTAAAAATGGAGACAAGAGACACAATTATAAAG GCACACAGGATGCTATTATTAAGATGATCCGGTATGAAGGGCTTTATGGGTTTTACAAAGGCATGGGCACTAAAATTGTACAAAGTGTGCTGGCTGCTGCTGTTTTGTTTATGGTGAAGGAAGAACTAGTTAAGCAGATCCGTTTATTGCTCACTAAGGCTTCTTCCAACACTGTAAAGCCAAAGCCTCTGTGA